One Glaciihabitans arcticus DNA window includes the following coding sequences:
- the pstA gene encoding phosphate ABC transporter permease PstA, protein MTDTLQLTVPAPGTVLRDDAAIDAARPVREERRLNGVRISDVLSAAGAVIASLALTSVLVTNVLPINGPIPFAAIAYIIFMALYALLVSLDEDRPVVIDRVILVGVHTLAITVFVTLGFVVIFSLVQGAQALPFLNFYTEDMSLAGPLDPLSEGGVLHAIAGTLIQITIALVITIPLGLTTALFLNEVPSSFSRFVRTIVEAMTALPSIVAGLFIYASFILLFGLEKSGFAASLAISVMMLPIMIRSADVVLRLVPTTLKEASIGLGAGQWQTVWRVILPSSRSGLVTSIILATARGIGETSPVLLTSGFTASLNLDPLHGPMVSLPLAIFQFVKSPEPTMIARGFGTAAVLMLIVLALFVVARIIGGQTIDVRNRRTEARRIFWAAVAVPFLAVGRWMTPYATRVKAWAAPYLAAAGAWVARGARAAASRTAPVRARVAASRTAPVRARVALFARRAWASIVLYARAFGPSTVAISRRVLSEANARLPARLTRTPKEDQE, encoded by the coding sequence ATGACCGATACCCTCCAGCTCACCGTGCCCGCGCCCGGCACCGTGCTGCGCGATGATGCGGCCATCGACGCGGCCCGCCCGGTGCGCGAGGAACGCCGTCTCAACGGTGTGCGAATCAGCGACGTGCTGTCGGCCGCCGGTGCGGTCATCGCCTCGCTCGCCCTCACGAGTGTGCTCGTCACGAACGTGCTGCCGATCAACGGGCCGATCCCGTTCGCCGCGATCGCCTACATCATCTTCATGGCGCTGTACGCGCTGCTCGTCTCGCTCGATGAGGATCGCCCCGTCGTCATCGACCGGGTCATCCTCGTCGGCGTGCACACGCTCGCGATCACCGTATTCGTCACCCTCGGCTTTGTCGTCATCTTCAGCCTCGTGCAGGGCGCGCAGGCGCTGCCGTTCCTCAACTTCTACACCGAGGACATGTCGCTGGCCGGCCCCCTCGACCCGCTGAGCGAGGGCGGTGTGCTGCACGCCATCGCGGGCACGCTGATCCAGATCACCATCGCGCTGGTCATCACGATTCCGCTCGGGCTCACCACGGCGCTGTTCCTCAACGAGGTGCCGAGCTCCTTCTCCCGCTTCGTGCGCACGATCGTCGAGGCGATGACGGCGCTCCCGTCCATCGTCGCCGGACTCTTCATCTACGCGAGCTTCATCCTGCTGTTCGGCCTCGAGAAGAGCGGTTTCGCGGCATCCCTCGCCATCAGCGTCATGATGCTGCCGATCATGATCCGCAGCGCCGACGTGGTGCTGCGTCTTGTGCCCACGACGCTCAAGGAGGCCTCCATCGGCCTCGGCGCCGGACAGTGGCAGACCGTGTGGCGCGTCATCCTGCCGTCGTCCCGCTCGGGACTTGTGACCTCGATCATCCTCGCGACGGCGCGCGGTATCGGCGAGACCTCGCCCGTGCTGCTCACGTCTGGCTTCACCGCCTCGCTCAACCTCGACCCGCTGCACGGCCCCATGGTGTCGCTGCCGCTCGCGATCTTCCAGTTCGTCAAGTCGCCCGAGCCCACCATGATCGCGCGCGGCTTCGGCACCGCCGCCGTGCTGATGCTCATCGTGCTCGCGCTGTTCGTCGTGGCGCGCATCATCGGCGGCCAGACGATCGACGTGCGCAACCGCCGCACCGAGGCCCGCCGCATCTTCTGGGCGGCCGTCGCCGTTCCCTTCCTCGCGGTCGGACGCTGGATGACGCCCTACGCCACGCGCGTGAAGGCGTGGGCCGCGCCGTACCTCGCGGCGGCGGGAGCGTGGGTTGCCCGCGGTGCTCGCGCCGCGGCATCCCGCACCGCACCTGTTCGCGCTCGCGTCGCGGCATCCCGCACCGCACCTGTTCGCGCTCGCGTCGCGCTTTTCGCCCGCCGCGCCTGGGCGTCGATCGTGCTGTACGCCCGCGCGTTCGGGCCGTCGACGGTGGCGATCAGCCGCCGAGTTCTCAGCGAGGCCAACGCCCGGCTGCCCGCCCGCCTCACCCGCACCCCGAAAGAAGACCAGGAATGA
- the pstS gene encoding phosphate ABC transporter substrate-binding protein PstS has translation MTRLRPRFTMLLVAAVAAMVAFPASAATAADYVPISGAGSSWSANAIDQWRRNVQQYGMRVNYASTGSSDGRNQFKAGTVDFASSEIPYGLKDGAVVDAPPSRGHAYMPLVAGGTAFMYNLSTGGKQITNLRLSGTVLTKIFTGVITSWDDAAIKADNPGIALPKRKIVPVVRSDGSGSTAQFTTWMANQYGSLWNAYCAKAGRSSPCGVTSNYPTVSGKGFVAQPNSQGVSGYVAQKANIGTITYVEYSYALKTGYPVAKILNKAGYYVEPTASNVAVGLLGAKINTDKGSSAYLTQILTGVYNNKDARAYPLSSYSYLIVPTKVESNFTEDKGKTLGGFAYYFLCEGQQQAEVLGYSPLPINLVKAGLEQVRKIPGVEAKAIDITKCNNPTFSKDGTNTLAKKAPAPPSCDKQGSAQCGTGTGGAKADTPATGDSGTDEDETEGDSETIGDGGGDSGGGSSGGGNSQVDGPQYCEADTGVCANVVALPVEVESEPTWSLQQSLMVAAVALLLGVVTIPPTVGQFIARKRKQS, from the coding sequence ATGACGCGCTTGCGCCCCCGATTCACGATGCTTCTCGTGGCAGCGGTCGCCGCCATGGTGGCCTTCCCCGCGTCTGCAGCCACGGCGGCCGACTACGTGCCGATCAGCGGCGCCGGCTCGTCGTGGAGCGCCAACGCGATCGATCAGTGGCGCCGCAACGTGCAGCAATACGGGATGCGCGTCAACTACGCGAGCACCGGCTCCTCCGACGGCCGCAACCAGTTCAAGGCGGGCACCGTCGACTTCGCCTCGTCCGAGATTCCCTACGGCTTGAAGGACGGCGCCGTCGTCGACGCACCGCCGAGCCGCGGTCATGCCTACATGCCGCTCGTCGCGGGTGGCACGGCGTTTATGTACAACCTGTCGACCGGTGGCAAGCAGATCACCAACCTGCGCCTGTCGGGCACGGTGCTGACCAAGATCTTCACCGGTGTCATCACGAGTTGGGATGACGCTGCCATCAAGGCCGACAATCCCGGAATCGCACTGCCCAAGCGCAAGATCGTGCCGGTGGTGCGCTCAGACGGCTCCGGTTCGACCGCGCAGTTCACGACCTGGATGGCGAACCAGTACGGCAGCCTGTGGAACGCATACTGCGCCAAGGCGGGCCGGTCGTCGCCGTGCGGCGTCACCTCGAACTACCCGACGGTGAGCGGCAAGGGCTTCGTGGCCCAGCCGAACTCCCAGGGCGTCTCGGGATATGTCGCCCAGAAGGCCAACATCGGAACCATCACCTACGTCGAGTACTCCTACGCGCTCAAGACCGGATACCCGGTCGCCAAGATCCTCAATAAGGCCGGCTATTACGTCGAGCCGACGGCGTCGAACGTCGCGGTGGGGCTGCTCGGCGCGAAGATCAACACCGACAAGGGATCCAGCGCGTACCTGACGCAGATTCTGACCGGCGTCTACAACAACAAGGACGCGCGCGCCTACCCCCTCTCGTCGTACTCGTACCTGATCGTGCCGACCAAGGTGGAGAGCAACTTCACCGAGGACAAGGGCAAGACGCTCGGCGGATTCGCCTACTACTTCCTCTGCGAGGGCCAGCAGCAGGCCGAGGTGCTCGGCTATTCGCCACTGCCGATCAACCTCGTGAAGGCGGGCCTCGAGCAGGTGCGCAAGATCCCGGGGGTCGAGGCGAAGGCCATCGACATCACCAAGTGCAACAACCCGACCTTCTCGAAGGACGGCACCAATACCCTCGCCAAGAAGGCACCGGCTCCTCCGTCGTGCGACAAGCAGGGCTCGGCCCAGTGCGGAACAGGCACCGGCGGCGCGAAGGCCGACACCCCGGCCACCGGTGACAGCGGTACCGACGAGGACGAGACCGAGGGCGACAGCGAGACGATCGGCGACGGCGGAGGCGACTCCGGCGGAGGATCCTCGGGCGGTGGGAACAGCCAGGTCGATGGTCCGCAATACTGCGAGGCCGATACCGGCGTGTGCGCCAACGTCGTGGCCCTGCCCGTCGAGGTGGAGAGTGAGCCGACCTGGTCACTGCAGCAGTCCCTGATGGTCGCGGCAGTGGCGCTGCTCCTCGGTGTGGTCACAATTCCACCCACCGTCGGTCAGTTCATCGCGCGCAAGAGGAAGCAGTCATGA
- the proB gene encoding glutamate 5-kinase has protein sequence MTSRSQLPSAKRIVVKVGSSSISGPNVGQIEPLVDALAAAHARGCEVILVSSGAIATGIPFLKLDGRPTDLATQQAAAAVGQNVLIFRYQNSLDRFGIIAGQVLLTAGDMENDTHRHNAQRAMERLLGLRILPIVNENDTVATQEIRFGDNDRLAAMVSELVNADALILLSDVDALYTLPPSEPGAVKIPDVPFHDDLAGVTFGDIGSAGVGTGGAGTKVAAARLAAAAGTPVLLASTSQVAEALTGADIGTWFHAATS, from the coding sequence ATCACCTCCCGTTCGCAGCTGCCCAGCGCAAAGCGCATCGTCGTCAAGGTGGGATCGTCATCCATCAGCGGGCCGAACGTCGGGCAGATCGAACCGCTCGTCGATGCGCTGGCCGCGGCACACGCGCGGGGGTGCGAGGTGATCCTCGTGTCTTCGGGTGCTATCGCCACGGGCATCCCGTTTCTGAAGCTCGACGGCAGACCCACCGACCTGGCGACCCAGCAGGCCGCGGCCGCTGTCGGCCAGAACGTGCTGATCTTCCGCTACCAGAACAGCCTCGACCGGTTCGGCATCATCGCCGGCCAGGTGCTGCTGACCGCCGGTGACATGGAGAACGACACCCACCGTCACAACGCGCAGCGCGCCATGGAGCGTCTTCTCGGCCTGCGCATCCTGCCGATCGTCAACGAGAACGACACGGTCGCGACGCAGGAGATCCGCTTCGGCGACAACGACCGCCTCGCCGCGATGGTCTCCGAGCTCGTGAACGCCGACGCGCTCATCCTGCTCTCCGACGTCGACGCGCTGTACACGCTGCCGCCATCCGAGCCGGGTGCGGTGAAGATTCCGGATGTCCCGTTCCACGACGACCTCGCCGGTGTCACGTTCGGCGACATCGGGTCCGCGGGCGTCGGCACAGGTGGGGCCGGAACCAAGGTGGCGGCCGCACGGCTCGCCGCCGCGGCAGGCACGCCCGTTCTGCTCGCATCGACCTCGCAGGTCGCCGAGGCGCTCACGGGAGCCGACATCGGCACCTGGTTCCACGCCGCAACCTCTTGA
- a CDS encoding flavodoxin family protein: MSELTALALVCTLKASPAASSSEKLAKDILSELADHDVTGEIVRVVDFHVSPGVTVDEGAGDEWPGIRAKILAADILIVSTPTWMGQLPSVGMQVLERLDAELSEKDDAGRLTMYNKVAIVGVVGNEDGAHHIASQLFQGLGDVGFTIPAQGSTYWNDEAMGSRDYVDLPQVPEAVASATKAVAANAAHLAKLLKDEPYPS, translated from the coding sequence ATGTCAGAACTCACCGCACTCGCCCTCGTCTGCACCCTCAAGGCCTCACCGGCCGCCTCGAGCAGCGAGAAGCTCGCCAAGGACATCCTGTCCGAACTCGCCGACCACGACGTCACGGGGGAGATCGTGCGCGTCGTCGACTTCCACGTCAGCCCCGGCGTGACGGTCGACGAAGGCGCTGGCGACGAGTGGCCCGGCATCCGCGCGAAGATCCTCGCCGCTGACATCCTGATCGTGTCGACCCCGACGTGGATGGGCCAGCTGCCCAGCGTCGGCATGCAGGTGCTCGAACGTCTCGATGCCGAACTGAGCGAAAAGGATGACGCCGGGCGGCTCACGATGTACAACAAGGTGGCCATCGTCGGTGTCGTGGGCAATGAGGACGGTGCCCACCACATTGCGTCGCAGCTCTTCCAGGGCCTCGGCGACGTCGGATTCACCATTCCCGCGCAGGGCTCGACCTACTGGAATGACGAGGCCATGGGGAGCCGCGACTACGTCGACCTGCCGCAGGTGCCCGAGGCCGTTGCATCCGCCACCAAAGCAGTCGCGGCTAATGCCGCGCACCTCGCGAAGCTGTTGAAGGATGAGCCGTACCCCTCGTAA
- a CDS encoding VOC family protein, producing the protein MLTIGSIVWGTTDVPASIAFWAAALDYEPKYEPEDDWALLIPRSGEGVQLAIDKVSSDAPKRHHLDLYAADQSAEVNRLLGLGATRVDWDYPDDADYVVLADPDGNTFCVVQK; encoded by the coding sequence ATGTTGACCATCGGATCCATCGTCTGGGGCACAACGGATGTGCCCGCGTCCATCGCTTTCTGGGCGGCCGCGCTCGACTACGAGCCGAAGTACGAGCCCGAAGACGACTGGGCGCTCCTCATTCCACGCAGCGGAGAGGGTGTGCAGCTCGCCATCGACAAAGTGTCGTCGGATGCCCCGAAGCGCCACCACCTCGACCTCTACGCCGCAGACCAGTCCGCAGAGGTGAATCGCCTGCTCGGCCTCGGCGCCACTCGCGTCGACTGGGACTACCCCGACGACGCCGACTATGTGGTGCTGGCCGACCCCGACGGCAACACCTTCTGCGTTGTGCAGAAGTAG
- the rsfS gene encoding ribosome silencing factor yields the protein MTATDRARELVNVAALAADSKQAEDLVALDVSGPLPLTDIFLLATGRNERNVVAIAGEIEDKMIEAGSKPLRREGRAEGRWVLLDFGDVVVHVFHEEDRMYYSLERLWKDCPAIPLEINAGRVPADAEATAE from the coding sequence GTGACTGCTACCGATCGCGCCCGCGAACTCGTCAACGTGGCGGCTCTCGCCGCCGACTCGAAGCAAGCCGAAGATCTCGTCGCACTCGACGTATCCGGACCCCTGCCGCTGACCGACATCTTCCTTCTCGCGACGGGGCGCAACGAGCGCAACGTCGTCGCCATCGCCGGCGAGATCGAGGACAAGATGATCGAGGCCGGCTCCAAGCCGCTGCGCCGCGAAGGCCGCGCAGAGGGCCGTTGGGTCCTGCTCGACTTCGGCGACGTCGTCGTTCACGTCTTCCACGAGGAAGACCGCATGTACTACTCGCTCGAGCGCCTGTGGAAGGACTGCCCGGCGATCCCGCTGGAGATCAACGCCGGCCGCGTCCCAGCAGACGCCGAAGCGACAGCGGAGTAA
- a CDS encoding sulfite exporter TauE/SafE family protein, with protein sequence MTRRPLDWLIFVSIGLVAGLLSGLFGVGGGILIVPALVLAARFDPRLASGTSLAAIVPISLIGVVSYAATGNVDWAAALLLAIGAIVGAQIGTHLLAILPRRAIQWGFIGFIAVVVVSLFLVIPSRDASVELNLLSMGALVLTGLVVGVLSGLLGIGGGAVIVPVLILLFGASDLVAKGTSLLVMVPTAISGTFGNARRRNVDIGAAAVIGISACATTALGAIAAAALSPLVANILFAAFLIAVGVQLVVRALKRN encoded by the coding sequence GTGACCCGACGACCCCTCGACTGGCTGATCTTCGTCTCCATCGGGCTCGTGGCGGGTCTACTCTCCGGCCTGTTCGGGGTGGGCGGTGGCATTCTCATCGTTCCGGCTCTCGTCCTGGCCGCGCGCTTCGACCCGCGACTCGCGAGCGGCACCTCCCTCGCAGCGATCGTGCCGATCTCGCTCATCGGTGTGGTGAGCTACGCCGCCACTGGCAACGTCGACTGGGCGGCCGCCCTGCTGCTTGCGATCGGGGCCATCGTGGGCGCCCAGATCGGTACCCACCTGCTCGCGATCCTGCCCCGACGCGCAATCCAGTGGGGCTTTATCGGCTTCATCGCGGTAGTCGTCGTGTCGCTCTTCCTGGTCATTCCCTCGCGTGATGCCTCGGTCGAGTTGAACCTGCTGAGCATGGGTGCTCTCGTGCTGACGGGCCTCGTCGTCGGTGTTCTGTCCGGCCTGCTCGGGATCGGTGGAGGCGCGGTGATTGTCCCCGTGCTCATCCTGCTCTTCGGGGCGAGCGACCTCGTGGCCAAGGGCACCTCACTGCTGGTGATGGTGCCCACGGCCATCTCGGGAACGTTCGGCAACGCACGGCGCCGAAATGTGGACATTGGTGCGGCCGCAGTCATCGGAATCTCGGCGTGTGCCACGACTGCGCTCGGTGCCATTGCGGCAGCGGCGCTCAGCCCGCTCGTTGCCAACATTCTCTTCGCCGCGTTCCTGATCGCGGTCGGCGTCCAGCTGGTCGTGCGCGCCCTGAAGAGAAACTAG
- the pstC gene encoding phosphate ABC transporter permease subunit PstC, giving the protein MTTLRDPADVAFRGIARGGGIIVLAIMSLVGAFLGFRAWQALSVAGFSFLTEEAWEPDSGKFGIAAVLVGTVLIALVAVIIAVPLALGTALYITEYAPIKIRQFLIGLVDLMAAIPSVVYGLWGFFFLQGNITPISRWISSTFGWIPIFAVDGADPQDPLASVTVYTSSTFIAGIVVAFMISPIITSIMREVFAQAPLGEREGALALGSTRWGMIRSVVLPFGRGGMIGGTMLGLGRALGETIAVYMIISPVFVIQPHILQNGANSVSSLIALRYGEATEFGTSALMAAGLTLFAMTLVINFGASAVVARSRSGESS; this is encoded by the coding sequence TTGACGACTCTGCGCGACCCCGCGGACGTCGCCTTCCGTGGAATCGCGCGCGGCGGCGGCATCATCGTGCTCGCCATCATGTCGCTCGTCGGGGCCTTCCTCGGCTTCCGAGCGTGGCAGGCACTCTCCGTCGCGGGGTTCTCCTTCCTCACCGAGGAGGCGTGGGAGCCCGACTCCGGAAAGTTCGGCATCGCCGCCGTGCTCGTCGGCACCGTGCTCATCGCTCTCGTCGCCGTGATCATCGCCGTGCCGCTCGCCCTCGGCACCGCGCTGTACATCACGGAGTACGCGCCTATTAAGATCCGCCAGTTCCTCATCGGTCTCGTCGACCTCATGGCCGCCATCCCCAGCGTGGTCTACGGCCTGTGGGGCTTCTTCTTCCTTCAGGGCAACATCACCCCGATCTCCCGCTGGATCTCGTCGACGTTCGGCTGGATCCCGATCTTCGCCGTGGACGGCGCAGATCCCCAGGATCCGTTGGCGAGTGTGACCGTGTACACCTCGTCGACCTTTATCGCCGGCATCGTTGTCGCCTTCATGATCTCCCCGATCATCACCTCCATCATGAGAGAAGTCTTCGCCCAGGCTCCGCTTGGCGAGCGCGAAGGTGCACTCGCGTTGGGCTCCACCCGATGGGGAATGATTCGGTCCGTTGTGCTCCCCTTCGGGCGCGGCGGCATGATAGGCGGCACGATGCTCGGCTTGGGTCGGGCGCTCGGCGAGACGATCGCGGTGTACATGATCATCTCGCCAGTGTTTGTCATCCAGCCGCACATCCTGCAGAACGGCGCGAACTCGGTCTCCTCGCTGATCGCCCTGCGCTACGGCGAGGCGACGGAGTTCGGCACCTCGGCGCTGATGGCCGCCGGTCTCACCCTGTTCGCGATGACGCTCGTGATCAACTTCGGCGCCTCCGCCGTCGTCGCTCGCTCGCGGTCGGGGGAGAGCAGCTGA
- a CDS encoding antibiotic biosynthesis monooxygenase encodes MATPITVSITRIVDPERAKEVAAWARAGQDLLSASPGYLGSGWVRPDPDSEEWHMLYRFANASDLEVWEKSPERAWWVASALGMVEHSPEERRTGIEGWFDEPTTVEVIAPVKKTPPRWKQMISIFIVFYPLSLITNWAIAGFTHDWALPWRVLLLVVIVSPIMTYLALPAVTRALRPWLQRGLK; translated from the coding sequence ATGGCAACTCCGATCACCGTCTCCATCACCCGCATCGTCGACCCGGAGCGGGCCAAGGAGGTCGCCGCCTGGGCGCGTGCCGGACAGGACCTGCTGAGCGCGAGCCCCGGTTATCTCGGTTCGGGATGGGTGCGCCCCGATCCCGACAGCGAAGAGTGGCACATGCTCTACCGTTTCGCGAACGCCTCGGATCTCGAGGTGTGGGAGAAGTCGCCCGAGCGCGCCTGGTGGGTCGCGTCAGCCCTCGGCATGGTGGAGCACTCCCCCGAGGAACGCCGCACCGGCATTGAGGGATGGTTCGACGAGCCGACGACCGTCGAGGTCATCGCGCCCGTCAAGAAGACCCCGCCGCGCTGGAAGCAGATGATCTCGATCTTCATCGTCTTCTACCCGCTGAGCCTCATCACCAACTGGGCGATCGCCGGATTCACCCACGACTGGGCGCTCCCGTGGCGGGTGCTGCTGCTCGTGGTGATCGTCTCGCCGATCATGACGTACCTCGCCCTGCCCGCCGTGACGCGGGCCCTGCGGCCATGGCTGCAGCGCGGTCTGAAATAG
- the nadD gene encoding nicotinate-nucleotide adenylyltransferase yields MVEVEVAQRRARIGVMGGTFDPIHNGHLVAASEVQQKFDLDEVIFVPTGEPWMKQDVTEGEHRYLMTVIATAANPRFTVSRVDIDRGGPTYTVDTLRDIRASRPEADLFFISGADAVAQILDWKDVGDVWSLAHFIAVSRPGHTLAISGLPEQGVSSLEVPALAISSTDCRNRVSRGFPVWYLVPDGVVQYISKHHLYRSNS; encoded by the coding sequence ATGGTCGAGGTCGAGGTCGCACAGCGACGTGCGCGCATCGGCGTTATGGGTGGAACCTTCGACCCGATCCACAACGGTCACCTGGTGGCCGCGAGCGAGGTGCAGCAGAAGTTCGACCTCGACGAGGTCATCTTCGTGCCTACCGGTGAGCCGTGGATGAAGCAGGACGTCACCGAGGGGGAGCACCGCTACCTCATGACGGTGATCGCCACGGCGGCCAACCCGCGCTTCACCGTCAGCCGGGTCGATATCGACCGCGGCGGACCCACCTACACGGTCGATACGCTCCGCGATATCCGCGCCTCGAGGCCCGAAGCGGACCTGTTCTTCATCTCGGGCGCCGACGCAGTCGCCCAGATTCTCGACTGGAAAGACGTGGGCGATGTCTGGTCTCTCGCCCACTTCATAGCAGTTTCCCGGCCAGGTCACACGCTGGCCATTTCCGGATTGCCCGAGCAAGGCGTAAGCTCGTTGGAAGTGCCTGCGCTGGCGATCTCTTCAACGGATTGCCGAAACCGGGTTAGCCGGGGATTCCCGGTGTGGTATTTGGTCCCCGACGGTGTTGTTCAGTACATCTCCAAACACCACCTGTATCGGAGCAACTCATGA
- a CDS encoding glutamate-5-semialdehyde dehydrogenase → MSETTLTAATLTQKLELARSASRVLATTKADVKNAALSAIAKAVVAGASRIIPANDLDLANGRENGLSTGLQDRLRLDEARLASLASAVEEIVALTDPVGQNVRGSTLPNGVTLAQVRVPFGVVGAIYEARPNVTIDIAALALKSGNAVVLRGGSAAENTNRVLVELIQDALESVGLPREAVQTIDEFGREGAKQLMQARGYVDVLIPRGSADLINTVVAESKVPVIETGAGVVHVYLDESADIQMATDIVHNAKVQRPSVCNALETLLVHSSAAERLLPTVLGALRSSGVTIHADERALAIFEDAVVATEDDWTTEYMSLDLAVRVVDDLDAALEHIRTYSTHHTESIITNDLARADRFLAEVDSAVVMVNASTRFTDGGEFGFGAEVGISTQKLHARGPMGLSELTSTKWIVRGSGQVRG, encoded by the coding sequence ATGTCCGAGACGACCCTCACCGCCGCCACCCTGACGCAGAAACTGGAGCTCGCCCGCTCCGCTTCGCGCGTGCTCGCCACTACGAAGGCCGACGTGAAGAACGCGGCCCTGTCTGCCATAGCGAAGGCCGTCGTCGCGGGCGCGAGCCGGATCATCCCGGCCAATGATCTCGACCTCGCCAACGGTCGCGAGAACGGCCTCTCGACCGGGCTGCAGGATCGTCTCCGCCTGGACGAGGCACGTCTCGCCTCTCTCGCCTCCGCCGTCGAGGAGATCGTCGCCCTCACTGACCCCGTCGGCCAGAACGTGCGCGGCAGCACCCTGCCCAACGGCGTCACCCTCGCGCAGGTGCGCGTGCCGTTCGGTGTCGTCGGCGCCATCTACGAAGCCCGTCCGAACGTGACCATCGACATCGCCGCTCTCGCGCTCAAGAGCGGCAATGCGGTTGTGCTGCGCGGCGGATCGGCCGCCGAGAACACCAACCGCGTGCTCGTCGAACTCATCCAGGACGCCCTCGAGAGCGTCGGGCTGCCGCGCGAGGCCGTGCAGACCATCGACGAGTTCGGTCGCGAAGGCGCGAAGCAACTGATGCAGGCGCGCGGATACGTGGACGTGCTGATCCCGCGGGGGAGCGCCGACCTCATCAACACCGTGGTCGCAGAATCCAAGGTTCCGGTGATCGAGACGGGAGCCGGGGTCGTGCACGTCTACCTCGACGAGAGTGCGGACATCCAGATGGCGACAGACATCGTGCACAACGCGAAGGTGCAGCGTCCCAGCGTATGTAACGCGCTCGAGACTCTGCTCGTGCATTCGAGCGCCGCCGAGCGCCTGCTGCCGACGGTGCTGGGCGCCCTGCGGTCGAGTGGCGTGACGATTCATGCCGACGAACGTGCCCTCGCCATATTCGAGGATGCCGTGGTAGCCACCGAAGACGACTGGACGACCGAATACATGAGCCTCGATCTCGCCGTGCGTGTGGTCGACGATCTGGATGCCGCGCTCGAGCACATCCGCACCTACTCCACCCACCACACGGAATCGATCATTACCAACGACCTCGCGCGCGCCGATCGCTTTCTCGCCGAGGTCGACTCCGCGGTGGTCATGGTCAACGCCTCGACCCGTTTCACCGACGGCGGGGAGTTCGGTTTCGGCGCGGAGGTCGGCATCTCGACCCAGAAGCTGCACGCCCGTGGACCGATGGGACTCTCCGAACTCACCAGTACCAAGTGGATAGTGCGCGGCAGCGGCCAGGTGCGCGGATAG